From the genome of Streptomyces sp. V2I9:
GGTGTCTCCCGATGTGCGGCAGATGTGCGACCGGCCTACGGTGACCGTCATGGGAGCAGCGGTGGAGCTGGACGTGGATGGGCGGGCCGTGAGGCTGTCCAACCCGGACAAGGTGTACTTCCCTGAGAAGGGCTACACCAAGAGGGACGTGGCCGAGTACTTCCTGGCCGTGGGGCCCGGCATCACGCGCGCCCTGAACCACCGGCCCACCACCCTCCAGCGTTTCGTGGACGGCGTGGAGGGCGACTTCTTCTACCAGAAGCGCGCCCCGAAGAACCTCCCCGAGTGGATTCCCACCGCCCGGATCGCCTTCCCCAGCGGCCGGCCCGCCGACGAGATCTGCCCGACCGGGCTCGCCGCCGTCATCTGGGCCGCCAACCTCGGCACGCTCACCTTCCACCCCTGGCCGGTGCGGGCCGGGGACACCGACCACCCGGACGAGCTGCGCATCGACCTGGACCCGCAGCCCGGCACCGACTACGCGGACGCCGTCACGGCCGCCCACGAGCTGCGTTCCGTCCTGGAGGACCACGGGGTACGCGGCTGGCCCAAGACCTCCGGCGGGCGCGGGATGCACGTCTTCGTCCCCATCGAGCCGGCCTGGACCTTCACCGAGGTGCGGCGCGCCGCCATCGCCGCCGGACGCGAACTGGAACGGCGGATGCCCGGACGGGTGACGACGGCGTGGTGGAAGGAGGAGCGCGGGGAGCGGATCTTCGTCGACTTCAACCAGACCGCCCGCGACCGCACCATCGCGTCCGCCTACTCCGTACGCCCCTTCCCGCACGCACCGGTCTCCGCGCCGCTGCGCTGGGAGGAGATCGACGACGCCGAACCGCGCGACTTCGACATCCGCACCCTCCCGGTGCGCTACGCCGAAGTGGGTGACGTCCACGCCGACATGGACCAGGAGGCGTTCCGGCTCGACGGGCTGCTGGAGCTGGCCGACCGGGACGAGAAGGAGCGCGGCCTCGGGGACATGCCGTATCCGCCGGAGTATCCGAAGATGCCCGGCGAACCCAAGCGCGTCCAGCCCAGCCGGGCCCGTCACGACGGCGATGACGACGATGACGACCGGCCCGGCGACGACCGCGACGGCGGGAAGGCGTGAGGGGGAGCAGCGAGAAGCACGGGGGCCACGGCCGCCCGCTGTCACCGCGCGAGCGCTGGAAGGCGTACAAGAACAGCCCGTTCCTCCCCGCGACCGTCCTCGTCCTGATCATCGCCGCCGCTGCCGGCCTCTTCGCCGGCTCCTACACGTACGCCATGGCCAACCCGACTCCGCACCGCATCCCGGCGGCCCTGGTCACCGAACCCGAGGTGCGGGGCGGCCGGGAGTTCGTCCTCGGGATGGAGAAGGCGCTCGATGCCTCGCTCGAGCTGAAGGACTACCCGGACGACGCCGCCGCCCGCCGCGCTCTGGACGAACAGAAGGTCTTCGCGATCGTGCGCGCCACCGGCGGCGGGGTGGCGCTCGACGTGGCCGGGGCGTCCGGGGCGTCGGTGGCCGAACTGCTCGGCAAAGCGGGCGTCGAGGCGGGCGACGCCACCGGCACCGAGGTCACGGTCACGGACGTCAAACCGCTCCAGCGGGGCGATCCGCGCGGCCTCGCCCTCTTCTACATCTCGCTGGCCGCCGTGATCATGGGCTTCCTCGGCGCGCTCCAGCTCAGCGTGCACGCCCACGGACTGAACCCGGCCGAGCGCATCGCCTTCACCCTCGCCTACGCCCTGCTCGGCGGCTTCGCCATCGCGGCGGCGGTGGACTGGTGGCTGGGGGCGGTGGACCTGCCGTTCGTCCAGTCCTGGCTGATCCTGGCGTTCACGATGTTCACCTCCGGCATGGTCTTCACCATGTTCAACACCCTGATGGGGCGCTGGGCGATGATCCCCACCTGGGGCGTCATGGTGCTGCTCGGCAATCCGTCCTCCGGCGGCGCGGTGTCCTGGCCGCTGCTGCCCTCCGCGCTCGGCCACATCGGCCGCTGGCTGCCGCCGGGCGCGTCCGTCAACGCCCAGCACACCGCCGTCTACTACCAGGGCCACCAGTTCGTCTTCCCGTACCTGGTCCTCGCCGGGTGGGCGCTGGTCTCCTGCACGGTGTTCTGGGTGTGGCGGCACCGGCACCCCGGTGGCCGCGCCCGCGCGCCGGAGCATGCGGCCGCGGCCACCTGAGGCCGTCTCCCTACGGGTTCACAGCTCCTGGATCCGGATGTCGCGGTACGAGATGACGTCCGAGACGCCGTGCACCTGGAGCCCGATGTAGCCGGAGGCGAACCGCCGGCCGTCGGTGCCCGGGTCGTCGCCCCGCGGCGGCTCGAAGAGCTGACCGCGGGTGTTGTCGAACTCGTTGATCAGGACACCGTTGCGGTAGATCTCGTAGTGCTGGTCGACCACCTTGATCTCGTAGTCGTTCCAGGTGCCCTTGGGTGTGACCCCGGCGCCGCCGAGACCCACCCGGTCGAAGCCGTAGACCGAACCGGTCTTGTACATGTCGC
Proteins encoded in this window:
- the ligD gene encoding non-homologous end-joining DNA ligase, which produces MGAAVELDVDGRAVRLSNPDKVYFPEKGYTKRDVAEYFLAVGPGITRALNHRPTTLQRFVDGVEGDFFYQKRAPKNLPEWIPTARIAFPSGRPADEICPTGLAAVIWAANLGTLTFHPWPVRAGDTDHPDELRIDLDPQPGTDYADAVTAAHELRSVLEDHGVRGWPKTSGGRGMHVFVPIEPAWTFTEVRRAAIAAGRELERRMPGRVTTAWWKEERGERIFVDFNQTARDRTIASAYSVRPFPHAPVSAPLRWEEIDDAEPRDFDIRTLPVRYAEVGDVHADMDQEAFRLDGLLELADRDEKERGLGDMPYPPEYPKMPGEPKRVQPSRARHDGDDDDDDRPGDDRDGGKA
- a CDS encoding ABC transporter permease; translation: MRGSSEKHGGHGRPLSPRERWKAYKNSPFLPATVLVLIIAAAAGLFAGSYTYAMANPTPHRIPAALVTEPEVRGGREFVLGMEKALDASLELKDYPDDAAARRALDEQKVFAIVRATGGGVALDVAGASGASVAELLGKAGVEAGDATGTEVTVTDVKPLQRGDPRGLALFYISLAAVIMGFLGALQLSVHAHGLNPAERIAFTLAYALLGGFAIAAAVDWWLGAVDLPFVQSWLILAFTMFTSGMVFTMFNTLMGRWAMIPTWGVMVLLGNPSSGGAVSWPLLPSALGHIGRWLPPGASVNAQHTAVYYQGHQFVFPYLVLAGWALVSCTVFWVWRHRHPGGRARAPEHAAAAT